Proteins encoded in a region of the Haloarchaeobius salinus genome:
- the mdh gene encoding malate dehydrogenase, whose product MAKVSVVGAAGTVGAAAGYNLALRDVVDELVFVDIPDQEDVTVGQAADTNHGIAYDSNTSVRQGTYADTAGSDVVVITAGIPRQPGQTRIDLAGDNAPIMEDIGSSLAEHNDDFITVTTSNPVDLLNRHLYEVGDRDRNQVIGFGGRLDSARFRYVLSERFDTQVQNVEATILGEHGDAQVPVFSKVRVDGADPEFSDDEKEEILGDLKESAMNVIERKGATEWGPATGVAHMVEAILHDTGEVLPASVKLQGEFGHDDVGLGVPVKLGSDGVEEIVEWDLSEFERDQLGEAADKLSEQYEKIA is encoded by the coding sequence ATGGCGAAAGTTAGCGTAGTCGGCGCGGCCGGCACCGTCGGTGCCGCCGCAGGCTACAACCTCGCGCTTCGTGACGTGGTCGACGAGCTCGTCTTCGTGGACATCCCGGACCAGGAGGACGTGACGGTCGGACAGGCCGCGGACACCAACCACGGTATCGCATACGACTCGAACACGTCGGTCCGCCAGGGCACGTACGCCGACACGGCCGGCTCGGACGTCGTCGTCATCACGGCGGGCATCCCGCGCCAGCCCGGCCAGACCCGCATCGACCTCGCGGGCGACAACGCGCCCATCATGGAGGACATCGGTTCCTCGCTGGCCGAGCACAACGACGACTTCATCACCGTGACGACGTCGAACCCGGTCGACCTGCTCAACCGTCACCTGTACGAGGTCGGCGACCGCGACCGGAACCAGGTCATCGGCTTCGGTGGCCGACTCGACTCCGCGCGCTTCCGCTACGTGCTCTCCGAGCGCTTCGATACGCAGGTCCAGAACGTCGAGGCGACCATCCTGGGCGAGCACGGCGACGCGCAGGTCCCCGTGTTCTCGAAGGTCCGCGTCGACGGTGCGGACCCCGAGTTCAGCGACGACGAGAAGGAGGAGATCCTCGGCGACCTGAAGGAGTCCGCGATGAACGTCATCGAGCGCAAGGGCGCGACCGAGTGGGGCCCGGCGACGGGCGTCGCCCACATGGTCGAGGCCATCCTGCACGACACCGGCGAGGTGCTGCCGGCGTCGGTCAAGCTCCAGGGCGAGTTCGGCCACGACGACGTGGGTCTCGGCGTCCCCGTCAAGCTCGGCAGTGACGGCGTCGAGGAGATCGTCGAGTGGGACCTCTCCGAGTTCGAGCGCGACCAGCTCGGTGAGGCCGCCGACAAGCTCTCCGAACAGTACGAGAAGATCGCGTAA
- a CDS encoding dolichol kinase, which translates to MDDEVARRLVHASGAILPTTWVVGQLDAVPELPWQVVRYVLVLATILALGLEVIRLFVGLDWAIFEKLTREYEQENLAGYALYIIGGTFAGLLFVPEVAVPAMYMLTIGDPISGLLGSGELRTVKRPRVLGTMFVVSLAFALPFLPVVAAVGAAVASTLADGVKPVVATYVIDDNLTIPILASMAAAAVLVATGEPVEAVVTAMA; encoded by the coding sequence ATGGACGACGAGGTCGCCAGACGGCTGGTCCACGCGAGCGGGGCGATACTGCCGACCACGTGGGTCGTCGGCCAGCTGGACGCCGTCCCGGAGCTCCCCTGGCAGGTGGTCCGGTACGTGCTCGTTCTGGCGACCATCCTCGCACTGGGGCTGGAGGTCATCCGGCTGTTCGTCGGCCTCGACTGGGCCATCTTCGAGAAGCTCACCCGCGAGTACGAGCAGGAGAACCTCGCGGGCTACGCGCTCTACATCATCGGCGGGACGTTCGCGGGCCTCCTGTTCGTCCCCGAGGTCGCCGTCCCAGCGATGTACATGCTGACCATCGGCGACCCCATCAGTGGCCTGCTCGGGTCGGGCGAGCTGCGGACGGTCAAGCGCCCGCGCGTGCTCGGGACGATGTTCGTCGTCTCGCTCGCGTTCGCCCTGCCGTTCCTGCCGGTCGTCGCGGCCGTCGGCGCGGCGGTCGCGTCCACGCTGGCCGACGGCGTCAAGCCGGTGGTCGCGACGTACGTCATCGACGACAACCTCACCATCCCCATCCTCGCGTCGATGGCCGCGGCCGCGGTGCTCGTCGCCACCGGCGAGCCGGTCGAGGCGGTCGTCACCGCGATGGCCTGA
- a CDS encoding Sjogren's syndrome/scleroderma autoantigen 1 family protein: protein MSEEFDKEAEREKLREQFATEEQEREQTRRMSELLLKGATMTNRHCDRCGDPIFRQNGQEFCPSCQGGGQPAAEQQAQQQQSTDEPETEPAPGRDGASEAEPTPEQPARTRGTTPAGAAETPERTRAPAREHVGRTRRADDRTPVTPADAAEFDDAAAAIEATIRRFSEAAANTDDPERAREYLRTVREATETLAALQGR, encoded by the coding sequence ATGAGCGAGGAGTTCGACAAGGAGGCCGAACGAGAGAAGCTGCGCGAGCAGTTCGCCACCGAGGAGCAAGAGCGCGAGCAGACACGTCGGATGAGCGAGCTCCTGCTGAAGGGCGCGACGATGACGAACAGGCACTGCGACCGCTGTGGCGACCCGATCTTCCGTCAGAACGGCCAGGAGTTCTGTCCGTCCTGTCAGGGTGGGGGCCAGCCGGCCGCAGAGCAGCAGGCACAGCAGCAACAGTCCACCGACGAACCCGAGACGGAGCCGGCACCCGGACGAGACGGGGCGTCGGAGGCCGAGCCGACCCCGGAACAGCCGGCACGCACCCGTGGTACCACGCCGGCGGGGGCGGCCGAGACGCCGGAGCGAACGCGAGCCCCGGCCCGCGAGCACGTCGGACGAACGCGGCGCGCCGACGACCGAACACCGGTGACGCCGGCGGACGCCGCCGAGTTCGACGACGCGGCCGCGGCCATCGAGGCGACCATCCGACGGTTCAGCGAGGCCGCCGCGAACACCGACGACCCGGAACGCGCACGTGAGTACCTGCGGACCGTCCGCGAGGCGACGGAGACACTGGCGGCGCTACAGGGCCGCTGA
- a CDS encoding cohesin domain-containing protein, which translates to MSSERHASGLVVLVALATVCGLLAPGVVAAEQSEATITVGDASAAPGETVTVAVAVEGENIAGYQANLTWDPTVLQFESVEGADFSAPVQNANEGWVFMTQSQSSGTQSPTVARVTFTVVGDGGDETDLAFVEADTSTNDESSQLVTAVEGGTVTVAGGSAQADADGGDDDAAGDDGGTAAGTSSGGDDAASDGSTSTAESRDGGDSGLSPTLVAGGIGGAVVVLGAGYVLGQRSGGG; encoded by the coding sequence ATGTCATCGGAACGTCATGCGTCGGGGCTCGTCGTGCTGGTGGCCCTGGCGACGGTCTGCGGGCTGCTCGCACCGGGCGTCGTCGCGGCCGAGCAGTCCGAGGCAACGATCACGGTCGGCGACGCGAGCGCCGCACCGGGTGAGACGGTGACCGTGGCGGTCGCCGTCGAGGGGGAGAACATCGCGGGCTACCAGGCGAACCTCACGTGGGACCCCACGGTCCTGCAGTTCGAGTCCGTCGAGGGGGCCGACTTCTCCGCACCGGTGCAGAACGCGAACGAGGGCTGGGTGTTCATGACCCAGTCGCAGTCGAGCGGGACGCAGTCGCCGACGGTCGCACGCGTCACGTTCACGGTCGTCGGGGACGGGGGCGACGAGACCGACCTCGCGTTCGTCGAGGCGGACACCTCCACGAACGACGAGTCGAGCCAGCTGGTGACCGCCGTCGAGGGCGGCACCGTCACCGTCGCCGGCGGCAGCGCGCAGGCCGACGCCGACGGTGGCGACGACGACGCCGCGGGGGACGACGGCGGGACGGCGGCCGGGACGAGCAGCGGTGGCGACGACGCCGCCAGCGACGGCAGCACCAGCACGGCCGAGTCGAGGGACGGCGGCGACAGCGGGCTCTCGCCGACGCTCGTCGCGGGCGGCATCGGCGGTGCGGTCGTCGTGCTCGGTGCGGGCTACGTGCTCGGCCAGCGCAGCGGTGGCGGGTGA
- the glyS gene encoding glycine--tRNA ligase has translation MTETADVVELAKRRGYFFQASGAYGGVSGFYTFGPQGAALKRNIEDAWRDRFTIQEGNLEVDAPTVAPEPVFEASGHLDGFDDMLVECPECGESHRADHIIEDNTDIEEAESYPIPEVEELIAEYELVCPSCGAGLAGQTVTAFNLMFETNIGPGSSQPGYLRPETAQGIFVEFPQLKEYARNQLPFGVTQIGRAYRNEISPRRSLLRVREFTQAELELFVDPEEDEPDLDAVRDVTAPLYSAAMQEDPDAAAAEWTIGEAVDEGVIGDEWVAYYLGVAKEWYDRVGVDMERFRFRQHLSGELAHYAADCWDAEAEVDGDWIELAGFAYRGDYDLSKHAEHSDDDFTLFKQYDEPRTVERATVDPDMSYLGPEFGGAAAGIAEALQTLAERDRTAFDGDSVSVEVDGDAYDIPSEHVNFSVDEVTESGEHITPHVVEPSFGVDRALYTVVHHAFSEDEVEGEHRNYLALEPEVAPTFVGVFPLTDQDGLPERAREVAQELRDAGLSVTYDDSGSIGRRYRRQDEVGTPFCVTLDGDPQGTATVRERDSTDQIRVDLAHLVDTLTALRTGEATFDDY, from the coding sequence ATGACTGAGACGGCGGACGTCGTCGAGCTCGCGAAGCGACGGGGTTACTTCTTCCAGGCCAGCGGCGCGTACGGCGGCGTCTCCGGCTTCTACACGTTCGGCCCGCAGGGCGCGGCGCTCAAGCGCAACATCGAGGACGCCTGGCGCGACCGCTTCACCATCCAGGAGGGCAACCTGGAGGTCGACGCGCCGACGGTCGCCCCCGAGCCGGTGTTCGAGGCGTCGGGCCACCTCGACGGCTTCGACGACATGCTCGTCGAGTGTCCGGAGTGCGGCGAGAGCCACCGCGCGGACCACATCATCGAGGACAACACGGACATCGAGGAGGCCGAGAGCTACCCGATCCCCGAGGTCGAGGAGCTCATCGCGGAGTACGAGCTGGTCTGCCCGTCCTGTGGTGCCGGCCTCGCGGGCCAGACGGTGACGGCGTTCAACCTGATGTTCGAGACGAACATCGGCCCCGGCTCCTCCCAGCCGGGCTACCTGCGGCCGGAGACGGCACAGGGCATCTTCGTGGAGTTCCCGCAGCTGAAGGAGTACGCCCGGAACCAGCTCCCCTTCGGCGTCACCCAGATCGGCCGCGCGTACCGCAACGAGATCTCGCCCCGGCGGTCGCTGCTCCGGGTCCGGGAGTTCACGCAGGCCGAGCTCGAGCTGTTCGTCGACCCCGAGGAGGACGAGCCGGACCTCGACGCGGTGCGCGACGTGACCGCGCCGCTGTACTCGGCGGCGATGCAGGAGGACCCCGACGCCGCGGCGGCCGAGTGGACCATCGGCGAGGCGGTCGACGAGGGCGTCATCGGCGACGAGTGGGTCGCGTACTACCTCGGCGTCGCGAAGGAGTGGTACGACCGCGTCGGCGTCGACATGGAGCGGTTCCGGTTCCGCCAGCACCTCTCCGGCGAGCTGGCGCACTACGCGGCGGACTGCTGGGACGCCGAGGCGGAGGTCGACGGCGACTGGATCGAGCTCGCGGGCTTCGCCTACCGCGGCGACTACGACCTCTCGAAGCACGCCGAGCACTCCGACGACGACTTCACGCTGTTCAAGCAGTACGACGAGCCCAGGACGGTCGAGCGTGCGACGGTCGACCCGGACATGAGCTACCTCGGTCCCGAGTTCGGCGGCGCAGCCGCCGGCATCGCCGAGGCGCTCCAGACGCTCGCCGAGCGCGACCGGACGGCGTTCGACGGTGACAGTGTGTCGGTCGAGGTCGACGGCGATGCCTACGACATCCCGTCCGAGCACGTGAACTTCAGCGTCGACGAGGTGACCGAGTCCGGCGAGCACATCACGCCCCACGTCGTCGAGCCGTCGTTCGGCGTCGACCGCGCGCTCTACACGGTCGTCCACCACGCCTTCAGCGAGGACGAGGTCGAGGGCGAGCACCGCAACTACCTCGCGCTCGAGCCCGAGGTCGCCCCGACGTTCGTCGGCGTCTTCCCGCTCACCGACCAGGACGGCCTCCCGGAGCGCGCACGCGAGGTGGCACAGGAGCTGCGCGACGCGGGCCTGTCGGTCACCTACGACGACTCCGGCTCCATCGGTCGGCGCTACCGCCGGCAGGACGAGGTCGGCACGCCGTTCTGTGTCACGCTCGACGGCGACCCGCAGGGTACCGCGACGGTCCGCGAGCGCGACTCGACCGACCAGATTCGGGTCGACCTCGCACACCTCGTCGACACCCTGACCGCCCTCCGAACCGGCGAGGCGACCTTCGACGACTACTGA
- a CDS encoding RNA-guided endonuclease InsQ/TnpB family protein, with product MEFRRTAVIKLDTPEGANPLLRETVEQFKHCANTASEWCWHGDDGYHVISKAKAEQALYDQLRDETDLTANLVQKGIRRAVEAVKSGVERLKRGENTSRPYFSADSTVYDKRSATFHRDHVSLSTVDGRIECDYILPEDSEKPPTKYISDEDFEFRMAHLQHRDGDWYLHASMRKVEADNESSESESEHRTVLGVDLGVNNLAVASTGRFWSADEFNHWRREYEKRRGSLQQCGSRHAHENIECVGRKETGRFEIYLHSVANELIEEAVEHDCLHIVFEDLTHIRENISKATWQHIWAFRQLYEYVKYKAAEYGVEVVQVDPRNTSKRCSTCGFTHGDNRSGEAFCCQKCGYENHADYNASKNIGLQYLRRRQNANDGGAPVDVCLNRGTLNVNGEYSPPTVGG from the coding sequence GTGGAATTCCGTCGAACCGCCGTGATCAAACTCGACACCCCTGAAGGAGCCAACCCACTCCTCCGAGAGACTGTCGAGCAATTCAAACACTGCGCCAACACTGCATCAGAGTGGTGCTGGCATGGCGACGACGGATACCACGTCATCTCCAAAGCCAAAGCCGAACAAGCACTCTACGACCAACTCCGCGACGAAACCGACCTCACCGCCAACCTCGTCCAGAAAGGCATCAGGCGGGCTGTCGAAGCCGTCAAAAGCGGCGTCGAACGCCTCAAACGTGGAGAGAACACGTCGCGACCCTACTTCTCAGCGGATAGTACGGTGTACGACAAGCGAAGTGCGACGTTCCACCGCGACCACGTTTCCCTCTCCACCGTTGATGGACGAATCGAGTGCGACTACATCCTTCCCGAAGACTCGGAGAAACCACCGACGAAGTACATATCTGACGAGGACTTCGAGTTTCGGATGGCGCACTTACAGCACCGCGACGGTGACTGGTACTTGCATGCGTCGATGCGGAAGGTCGAAGCAGACAACGAATCGTCTGAATCCGAGTCCGAGCACAGAACAGTCCTTGGTGTGGATTTGGGCGTCAACAACCTCGCCGTCGCCTCCACAGGGCGCTTCTGGTCGGCTGATGAGTTCAACCACTGGCGCAGAGAATACGAGAAACGCCGTGGGTCGCTCCAACAGTGCGGCTCGCGTCACGCTCACGAGAACATCGAGTGTGTCGGTCGCAAAGAGACAGGGCGATTCGAGATATACCTGCACTCTGTTGCGAACGAACTCATTGAGGAGGCTGTCGAACACGACTGCTTACACATCGTGTTCGAGGACTTGACCCATATTCGCGAAAACATCTCGAAGGCGACGTGGCAACACATCTGGGCGTTCCGACAGCTCTACGAGTACGTCAAGTACAAAGCAGCGGAGTACGGCGTAGAAGTCGTACAGGTTGACCCTCGAAACACGTCAAAGCGGTGTTCGACGTGTGGGTTTACCCACGGCGACAATCGGTCTGGTGAAGCGTTCTGTTGTCAGAAGTGTGGGTACGAGAATCACGCGGACTACAATGCTTCCAAGAATATCGGTTTGCAGTATCTCCGTCGTCGGCAAAACGCAAACGACGGAGGCGCACCCGTAGATGTGTGCTTGAATCGCGGGACGTTGAACGTGAACGGCGAATATTCGCCTCCCACTGTTGGTGGGTAG
- a CDS encoding CBS domain-containing protein has protein sequence MKVADAMTPRSELVTVELPGTRDDVLEYLQEYGFSSVPVVKETDGVEAYRGLVSRDLLIERPDEDQLALLMDEDVPTTTQETDLTEVARLMVEAGARRVPVVDGELEGIVTITDVIRAIAREKVETDAVAGDVATRDVNTTYSGTPLPVVERELYYANVPYAVVLDDDTDPAGMITEVDIVAVARIVEGEEDTGDSIANQDDEWAWEGIKAVGGRYLPTRNVEVPATAVSEFMTEDLVTVSAKKTVVEAAQLMIRHDIEQVPMFSGEPLVGIVRDIDLLEALYD, from the coding sequence ATGAAAGTTGCCGACGCGATGACGCCGCGCTCAGAGTTGGTCACCGTCGAGCTGCCGGGCACCCGCGACGACGTGCTCGAGTACCTCCAGGAGTACGGCTTCTCTTCGGTTCCAGTCGTGAAAGAGACGGACGGCGTCGAGGCGTACCGCGGGCTGGTCTCGCGGGACCTGCTCATCGAGCGCCCCGACGAGGACCAGCTGGCGCTGCTGATGGACGAGGACGTGCCGACGACGACCCAGGAGACGGACCTCACCGAGGTCGCGCGCCTGATGGTCGAGGCGGGCGCGCGCCGGGTCCCGGTGGTCGACGGCGAGCTCGAGGGCATCGTCACCATCACCGACGTGATCCGCGCCATCGCCCGCGAGAAGGTCGAGACTGACGCGGTCGCCGGCGACGTGGCGACCCGCGACGTGAACACCACCTACAGCGGCACGCCGCTGCCGGTCGTCGAGCGCGAGCTCTACTACGCGAACGTTCCCTACGCGGTGGTGCTCGACGACGACACCGACCCAGCGGGCATGATCACCGAGGTCGACATCGTCGCGGTCGCCCGCATCGTCGAGGGCGAGGAGGACACCGGCGACTCCATCGCGAACCAGGACGACGAGTGGGCATGGGAGGGCATCAAGGCCGTCGGCGGCCGCTACCTGCCGACCCGGAACGTCGAGGTCCCCGCGACGGCGGTCTCCGAGTTCATGACGGAGGACCTCGTTACGGTCTCCGCGAAGAAGACGGTCGTCGAGGCCGCCCAGCTGATGATCCGGCACGACATCGAGCAGGTCCCGATGTTCTCCGGCGAGCCGCTCGTCGGCATCGTCCGGGACATCGACCTGCTGGAGGCGCTGTATGACTGA
- a CDS encoding DEAD/DEAH box helicase gives MATTDSDGESIEHPLLTPGFLERRLYQLRLAGTATEDHTLVCLPTGLGKTTVSLLVTARRLDEVGGKSLLLAPTKPLVQQHAEFYREALTIPDDEIVVFTGDVSPDDRAALWEDATIVIATPQVVENDLVGGRVSLRDVTHITFDECHRATGDYAYNFIAERYHGDAADPLVTGMSASPGGDAEEIAEVCENLGIRAVEVMTEEDADVDEYTHDTEVEWEKIQLPEEVIEIRDALNDVISDRLGKLKELGVTRKTSPDLSEREIHEIQAQLRQMMDNDQSAGYEGMSFLAEIRKLRTAVTYVETQSVEATCRYFERQQNAARSSGASKASQRMVSEPKVEEAIRRAHSFDDIHPKYRKARILLAETLGIKDGERVIVFTESRDTAEALTDFLSNHFETRRFVGQGDKEGSDGMTQKEQQAVLSAFKAGEFEVLVSTSVAEEGLDVPEVDLVLFYEPVPTAIRSIQRKGRTGRQTEGRVVVLMAEDTRDEAYFWISRRKEKQMESELRELKGVADEVAADLDDGQTSLGEFDDGEAESEMQPGLQEFGGEDDGSDPDEAETDDDSTDEGEEESTTETAETAVSDGVVATPDSDPDEDLAEIVVDQREMDSAIPRELSTRDDVTTRLETLEVGDYVLSDRVAVERKSVSDFLDTLTGSDRSLFEQLRDLSGHYARPVLIIEGTDSLVGTRDIHPNAVRGALASLAVDFGVSVLRTESEADTRDLLAVIAGREQTTNDREVSVHGEKAKKTLTEQQEYVVGAIADIGPVTARSLLAHFGTVEDALSATEEDLLEVDGVGSVTAERIREVVGSQYEPGR, from the coding sequence ATGGCGACGACGGACAGCGACGGGGAGTCCATCGAGCACCCCCTGCTCACCCCTGGATTCCTCGAACGACGGCTCTACCAGCTCAGACTGGCCGGTACCGCGACCGAGGACCACACCCTCGTCTGTCTGCCGACCGGTCTCGGGAAGACGACGGTCAGCCTGCTGGTGACCGCCCGGCGGCTCGACGAGGTCGGCGGGAAGTCGCTGCTGCTCGCGCCGACGAAGCCGCTCGTCCAGCAGCACGCCGAGTTCTACCGCGAGGCCCTGACGATCCCCGACGACGAGATAGTGGTGTTCACGGGCGACGTGAGCCCGGACGACCGCGCGGCGCTCTGGGAGGACGCCACCATCGTCATCGCGACGCCGCAGGTCGTCGAGAACGACCTCGTCGGCGGGCGGGTCTCGCTGCGCGACGTGACTCACATCACGTTCGACGAGTGCCACCGCGCGACCGGGGACTACGCCTACAACTTCATCGCCGAGCGCTACCACGGCGACGCGGCCGACCCGCTCGTCACCGGGATGAGCGCCTCGCCCGGCGGCGACGCCGAGGAGATAGCGGAGGTCTGTGAGAACCTCGGCATCCGCGCGGTCGAGGTGATGACCGAGGAGGACGCCGACGTCGACGAGTACACCCACGACACCGAGGTCGAGTGGGAGAAGATACAGCTCCCCGAGGAGGTCATCGAGATACGCGACGCGCTCAACGATGTCATCTCGGACCGGCTGGGCAAGCTCAAGGAGCTCGGGGTCACCCGGAAGACCTCGCCGGACCTCTCCGAGCGCGAGATACACGAGATACAGGCCCAGCTCCGACAGATGATGGACAACGACCAGTCCGCGGGCTACGAGGGGATGAGCTTCCTCGCGGAGATACGCAAGCTCCGGACCGCCGTCACCTACGTCGAGACGCAGTCGGTCGAGGCGACCTGCCGCTACTTCGAGCGCCAGCAGAACGCCGCCCGGTCGTCGGGCGCGTCCAAGGCCAGCCAGCGCATGGTGTCGGAGCCGAAGGTCGAGGAGGCCATCCGTCGCGCCCACTCGTTCGACGACATCCACCCGAAGTACCGGAAGGCGCGCATCCTGCTCGCGGAGACGCTCGGCATCAAGGACGGCGAGCGCGTCATCGTCTTCACCGAGTCCCGCGACACCGCCGAGGCGCTCACCGACTTCCTCTCGAACCACTTCGAGACGCGCCGGTTCGTCGGGCAGGGCGACAAGGAGGGCTCCGACGGGATGACCCAGAAGGAACAGCAGGCGGTCCTCTCGGCGTTCAAAGCGGGCGAGTTCGAGGTGCTCGTCTCCACCAGCGTCGCCGAGGAGGGCCTCGACGTACCCGAGGTCGACCTCGTGCTGTTCTACGAGCCGGTGCCGACGGCCATCCGGTCCATCCAGCGCAAGGGCCGAACCGGCCGACAGACCGAGGGCCGCGTCGTCGTCCTGATGGCCGAGGACACCCGCGACGAGGCGTACTTCTGGATCTCTCGCAGGAAGGAGAAGCAGATGGAGTCCGAGCTGCGCGAGCTGAAGGGCGTCGCCGACGAGGTCGCCGCGGACCTCGACGACGGCCAGACCAGCCTCGGCGAGTTCGACGACGGCGAGGCGGAGTCGGAGATGCAGCCCGGGCTGCAGGAGTTCGGGGGCGAGGACGACGGGTCCGACCCCGACGAGGCGGAGACAGACGACGATTCAACCGACGAAGGAGAGGAGGAGTCCACGACCGAAACCGCCGAGACGGCCGTCAGCGACGGCGTCGTCGCCACACCCGATTCCGACCCCGACGAGGACCTCGCCGAGATCGTCGTCGACCAGCGCGAGATGGACTCGGCGATTCCGCGGGAGCTCTCGACGCGCGACGACGTCACCACCCGGCTGGAGACGCTCGAAGTGGGCGACTACGTGCTCTCGGACCGCGTCGCAGTCGAGCGCAAGTCGGTCTCGGACTTCCTCGACACGCTCACCGGCAGCGACCGTTCGCTGTTCGAACAGCTACGGGACCTCTCGGGGCACTACGCCCGGCCCGTGCTCATCATCGAAGGGACGGACAGCCTCGTGGGCACGCGGGACATCCACCCGAACGCGGTCCGGGGCGCGCTGGCGTCGCTCGCGGTCGACTTCGGCGTGAGCGTCCTCCGCACCGAGAGCGAGGCCGACACCCGTGACCTCCTCGCGGTCATCGCGGGCCGTGAGCAGACGACGAACGACCGCGAGGTGTCCGTCCACGGCGAGAAGGCCAAGAAGACGCTCACCGAGCAGCAGGAGTACGTCGTCGGGGCCATCGCGGACATCGGCCCGGTGACGGCGCGGTCGCTGCTCGCGCACTTCGGCACCGTCGAGGACGCGCTGTCGGCCACGGAGGAGGACCTGCTCGAGGTCGACGGCGTCGGGTCGGTCACCGCAGAACGGATCCGCGAGGTCGTCGGGAGCCAGTACGAGCCCGGGCGGTAG